In Thermodesulfobacteriota bacterium, one DNA window encodes the following:
- a CDS encoding PAS domain S-box protein has product MKPFRRHRYILAATLAYAALALAWILLSDQLLSTVADVGAAVWLSTAKGLFFVLVSAAAFHCALRGVPSAEEGGEAQTSEAFLGALGAGPWPRWLAYSFAVALVLAMVFVRSNLSVSFGDRPLLILFMLPLALSALLGGLGPGLAATAAAALATAYYTPPAGGFTIGAPHDLFQWGLLLASGLVVSATAEALHRLRRRERARRQELEASNAALLRTEARLRLWAEAFERADLGAAISDARTNTLVAVNPAFARARGYRREEMVGLPIGRLFPEDRTGAVLAALEALDRTSHGVFEAEHRAKDGRRFPVLLDITVLRDEAGQPASRIAFALDISKRKEAERALTEAHDRLAAVVAASPLAILHLSAEGRVQLWSETAERLFGWSAAEAVGRSLPIVPPEQEGEFRALLARVLAGESFTGLRLHHRRRDRMPIDLALFTSPTRDAAGNVDGIMAVLQDIGEQLRAEEAIRRLNEELEQRVRERTAQLEAANRELEAFSYSVSHDLKAPLRGIDGYSRLLEDDYRERLGDEGRLFLANIRQGAAQMHQLIEDLLAYSRLERRTLQRTAVDLASLVEAVAAERRAELAQAGAELRVEMPALEVCADRDGLALVLRNLLENAVKFSRGAKPPVVEVGAREEGDRAFLWVRDNGIGFDMKFHDRIFEIFQRLERSEDYPGTGIGLALVRKAMDRMGGRVWAESEPGQGAAFFLEIPR; this is encoded by the coding sequence ATGAAGCCGTTTCGCCGACACCGCTACATCCTGGCAGCCACCCTGGCCTATGCCGCCCTCGCGCTAGCCTGGATCCTGTTGTCGGACCAACTGCTCTCCACCGTCGCCGACGTGGGGGCCGCGGTGTGGCTATCCACGGCCAAGGGGCTCTTTTTCGTCCTGGTCAGCGCGGCAGCCTTCCACTGCGCCCTTCGAGGCGTCCCCTCGGCGGAGGAGGGGGGCGAGGCTCAGACCTCCGAGGCGTTTCTCGGTGCCCTGGGTGCAGGGCCCTGGCCGCGGTGGCTCGCCTACTCCTTCGCCGTGGCGCTCGTTCTGGCCATGGTGTTCGTCCGCTCCAACCTCTCCGTCTCCTTCGGGGACCGTCCGCTCCTCATCCTGTTCATGCTGCCGCTGGCGCTGTCGGCCCTGCTGGGTGGCTTGGGCCCTGGATTGGCCGCCACGGCCGCGGCCGCTCTCGCCACCGCCTACTACACCCCCCCCGCCGGCGGGTTCACCATCGGCGCCCCCCACGACCTGTTCCAGTGGGGCCTTCTCCTGGCCTCGGGCCTTGTGGTGAGCGCGACGGCCGAGGCCCTGCACCGCCTGCGCCGCCGCGAGCGGGCGCGGCGGCAGGAGCTCGAAGCCTCCAACGCCGCCCTGCTCCGCACCGAGGCGCGCCTGCGACTCTGGGCCGAGGCCTTCGAGCGAGCCGACCTCGGTGCGGCGATCTCGGATGCCCGAACCAACACTCTGGTCGCGGTCAACCCTGCCTTTGCCCGGGCCCGCGGGTATCGGCGGGAGGAGATGGTCGGCCTGCCGATCGGGCGGCTGTTCCCCGAAGACCGAACCGGCGCGGTCCTTGCCGCCTTGGAAGCGCTGGACAGGACGTCCCACGGGGTGTTCGAGGCCGAGCACCGGGCCAAGGACGGCCGGCGCTTCCCGGTGCTCCTGGACATCACCGTGCTGCGCGACGAGGCCGGGCAGCCGGCGAGCCGGATCGCCTTCGCCCTGGACATCTCGAAGCGCAAGGAGGCCGAGCGGGCCCTGACCGAGGCCCACGACCGGCTCGCCGCCGTGGTGGCCGCGTCGCCCCTGGCCATCCTCCACCTGAGCGCCGAGGGGCGGGTGCAGCTCTGGAGCGAGACGGCGGAGCGGCTGTTCGGCTGGAGCGCCGCCGAGGCGGTCGGCCGGTCCCTGCCGATCGTGCCGCCCGAGCAGGAGGGGGAGTTCCGCGCGCTGCTGGCACGGGTGCTGGCGGGCGAGAGCTTCACCGGCCTTCGTCTGCACCACCGACGCCGTGACCGCATGCCGATCGACTTGGCGCTGTTCACCTCTCCCACCCGGGATGCCGCCGGCAACGTCGACGGCATCATGGCCGTGCTCCAGGACATCGGCGAGCAACTCCGAGCCGAAGAGGCGATCCGCCGCCTCAACGAAGAACTGGAGCAGCGGGTTCGCGAGCGCACCGCCCAGCTCGAGGCCGCCAACCGGGAGCTCGAGGCCTTCTCCTACTCGGTCTCCCACGACCTGAAGGCGCCGCTGCGGGGGATCGACGGGTACAGCCGGCTGCTCGAAGACGATTACCGGGAGCGCCTCGGAGACGAGGGCCGGCTCTTCCTGGCCAATATCCGCCAGGGCGCGGCCCAGATGCACCAGCTCATCGAGGACCTGCTCGCCTACTCGCGCCTGGAGCGGCGAACCCTCCAGCGCACGGCGGTGGACCTGGCCTCGCTGGTGGAGGCAGTGGCGGCCGAGCGCCGGGCCGAGCTCGCCCAGGCGGGCGCCGAACTGCGTGTGGAGATGCCGGCGCTCGAGGTCTGTGCCGATCGGGACGGCCTGGCCCTGGTGCTGCGCAACCTGTTGGAGAACGCAGTCAAGTTCAGCCGCGGCGCCAAACCCCCCGTCGTGGAGGTCGGCGCCCGGGAAGAGGGCGACCGGGCGTTTCTGTGGGTGCGCGACAACGGCATCGGCTTCGACATGAAGTTCCACGACCGGATCTTCGAGATCTTCCAGCGCCTGGAGCGCAGCGAGGACTACCCCGGCACCGGCATCGGCCTGGCGCTGGTGCGCAAGGCCATGGACCGCATGGGCGGCCGGGTGTGGGCCGAGAGCGAGCCGGGGCAGGGAGCCGCCTTCTTCCTGGAGATTCCCCGATGA